Proteins encoded in a region of the Massilia sp. UMI-21 genome:
- a CDS encoding thrombospondin type 3 repeat-containing protein yields MNKRFAKTAVMLALTALSTVALAQAPLQTTLESEPPGRVGRVALVQGKVSINGGVGESATAALVNWPITTRNLVTTEPNGRTELRVGSTAIRIDGDSSLEVTELDDDSLRLRLHYGSASIRILSEDVLPEFELSTPQGRVRMLKPGRLRVDAERVRDTSVVSVFDGEAQVDGAGASLLIRAGRSAELRDDDVRTLQARSDAFDDWALARDRSIDGARSARYLTTEMTGYEELDRHGIWQDDLEYGPLWIPAVSSSWAPYRDGRWTWIAPWGWTWVDNAPWGYAPSHYGRWVQVRNRWAWAPGRVDRRPVWSPALVGWVGGSGLSLNFHQRGARPPAGWYPLGPRDRYVPHYRLSDERLRHLNNWSGRRDRDRDGIPDRIDRDRDGDGIPNRVDRDRDNDGIRNRFDRDRDRDGIRDRFDKDRDGDGIPNRVDRDGAGRHLLDRGQRSPVLRTNPAPGQLPFQPGTITPRGERGERGERFDGRRERPQPMVTMPRPTMQVAPPPAAPPPPPPQAIAPPPRVMAPPPAAAPSAPSAGRARVERRADALDNNRSNERAR; encoded by the coding sequence ATGAACAAGCGATTCGCCAAGACCGCCGTGATGCTCGCGCTCACGGCTTTATCCACTGTCGCCCTGGCGCAGGCGCCGCTGCAAACTACGCTGGAGTCCGAGCCTCCCGGCCGGGTCGGCCGGGTCGCGCTGGTGCAGGGCAAGGTCAGCATCAACGGCGGCGTGGGCGAGTCCGCGACCGCTGCCCTGGTCAACTGGCCGATCACCACGCGCAACCTGGTCACCACCGAACCGAACGGCCGCACCGAGCTGCGCGTCGGCTCGACCGCGATCCGCATCGACGGCGACAGTTCGCTCGAAGTGACGGAACTCGACGACGACAGCCTGCGCCTGCGCCTGCACTACGGCAGCGCCAGCATCCGCATCCTGAGCGAGGACGTGCTGCCCGAGTTCGAGCTGAGCACGCCGCAGGGCCGTGTGCGCATGCTCAAACCCGGCCGCCTGCGGGTGGACGCCGAGCGCGTGCGCGATACCAGCGTGGTGAGCGTGTTCGACGGCGAAGCCCAGGTCGATGGCGCCGGCGCCAGCCTGCTGATTCGCGCCGGCCGCAGCGCCGAGCTGCGCGACGACGACGTGCGCACCCTGCAGGCGCGCAGCGACGCCTTCGACGACTGGGCGCTGGCGCGCGACCGCAGCATCGACGGCGCGCGCTCGGCACGCTACCTCACTACCGAGATGACCGGCTACGAGGAACTGGACCGCCATGGCATCTGGCAGGACGACCTCGAGTACGGTCCGCTGTGGATTCCGGCGGTGTCCTCGAGCTGGGCGCCCTACCGTGACGGCCGCTGGACCTGGATCGCGCCATGGGGCTGGACCTGGGTCGACAACGCGCCCTGGGGCTATGCGCCCTCCCACTACGGCCGCTGGGTGCAGGTGCGCAACCGCTGGGCCTGGGCGCCCGGACGGGTCGATCGGCGCCCGGTGTGGTCCCCGGCGCTGGTCGGCTGGGTCGGCGGCAGCGGCTTGAGCTTGAACTTCCACCAGCGTGGCGCGCGTCCGCCCGCCGGCTGGTATCCGCTCGGTCCACGCGACCGGTACGTGCCCCATTACCGCCTGTCCGACGAGCGGCTGCGCCACCTGAACAACTGGAGCGGCCGCCGCGACCGCGACCGCGACGGCATCCCTGATCGCATCGATCGTGACCGCGACGGCGACGGCATTCCGAACCGGGTCGACCGTGACCGGGACAATGACGGTATCCGCAACCGTTTCGACCGCGACCGCGACCGCGATGGCATTCGTGATCGCTTCGACAAGGACCGCGACGGCGACGGCATCCCGAACCGGGTCGACCGCGACGGCGCCGGGCGACACCTCCTCGACCGCGGCCAGCGTTCGCCGGTGCTGCGCACCAACCCGGCGCCGGGCCAGCTGCCTTTCCAGCCCGGTACGATCACGCCGCGGGGCGAGCGCGGCGAGCGGGGCGAGCGTTTCGACGGCCGCCGCGAGCGTCCGCAGCCGATGGTGACGATGCCTCGGCCCACCATGCAGGTCGCGCCGCCCCCGGCCGCGCCGCCGCCGCCGCCGCCGCAGGCGATCGCCCCGCCGCCACGGGTGATGGCGCCGCCCCCGGCAGCGGCCCCGTCCGCACCGTCGGCGGGACGCGCCAGGGTCGAACGCCGGGCCGACGCCCTGGACAACAACCGTTCCAACGAACGCGCGCGCTGA